A window of Roseovarius sp. THAF27 contains these coding sequences:
- a CDS encoding DMT family transporter, producing the protein MSSELNARPGWGVFWMVVTGVLFVGVTAMVKLLGTRIPATEAAFLRYVLGLIFLLPMLGTLSRLRLDRGTWGLFAARGLAHSAGVGLWFFAMARIPLADVTAMNYLSPIYVTLGAALFLGERLAMRRVMAIVVALIGAFIILRPGFRELGPGHFAMLFTAVAFGGSYLLAKMLSDRCAPGLVVAMLSITVTIGLAPMALSNWVPPTLWELAILMGVAAFATGGHYTMTLAFRAAPLAVTQPVTFLQLVWAVLLGVTFFAEPFDPWVILGGLVIVGSVSFISWREAVLKRRAVTPAAHQTKF; encoded by the coding sequence ATGAGTTCAGAGTTGAATGCGCGGCCCGGCTGGGGTGTTTTCTGGATGGTCGTGACCGGGGTGCTGTTTGTCGGTGTGACCGCCATGGTGAAGCTTCTGGGCACGCGAATCCCTGCGACTGAGGCGGCGTTTCTTCGGTACGTGCTGGGGCTGATCTTTCTTTTGCCGATGCTGGGTACGCTGAGCCGCCTGCGGCTGGACCGCGGCACCTGGGGCCTGTTCGCCGCGAGAGGGCTCGCGCATTCCGCCGGGGTGGGCCTGTGGTTCTTTGCCATGGCACGGATCCCGCTCGCGGACGTGACGGCGATGAACTATCTCTCGCCCATCTATGTCACGCTGGGGGCGGCGCTTTTTCTGGGGGAAAGACTGGCCATGAGACGGGTCATGGCCATCGTCGTGGCCCTGATCGGCGCGTTCATCATCCTGCGCCCGGGGTTCCGCGAGCTGGGGCCGGGGCATTTCGCGATGTTGTTCACCGCGGTGGCCTTCGGCGGGTCGTACCTGCTGGCCAAGATGCTGTCCGACCGCTGTGCGCCCGGGCTGGTGGTGGCGATGCTGTCGATCACCGTGACGATCGGGCTGGCGCCCATGGCGCTGAGTAACTGGGTGCCGCCAACCCTTTGGGAACTGGCGATTTTGATGGGGGTCGCGGCCTTTGCCACGGGGGGGCATTACACCATGACGCTGGCGTTTCGCGCCGCCCCCTTGGCGGTGACGCAGCCGGTGACGTTTTTGCAGCTTGTGTGGGCGGTGCTGTTGGGGGTGACCTTTTTCGCCGAACCCTTTGATCCGTGGGTGATTTTGGGCGGGTTGGTGATCGTGGGATCGGTCAGTTTCATCAGCTGGCGGGAGGCGGTACTGAAGCGCCGCGCGGTGACCCCGGCGGCGCATCAGACGAAGTTCTGA